Genomic DNA from Taurinivorans muris:
ACGTTTTGCAATCGTTTTAAACACATCAATTTGCAGGAAAATGTTTTTGGTTACAATAGTGTCAGTTATTATGAAACCGCCCTTTGGCAGGGCAAAGAGTTCTTTTTGGAATTTTGTTTGAAATTCAAGAATTATCCTTATTTGGGGATGTTGCTCAGCTCTTTTTCTGATTATGAAAACAGTGAGTTGTTTGACAATTTGATGCATATGTTTTTTGAGCGCTTTACCTTTGAAGAGTTTAAAGAAATCATTAATAAAAACGATAAAACATTGCTCAAAGGGCTTGGGGAATTGGTTCATGCGTATATTGCAAGGAACGAATATAAATTCTTTTTGGAAGAGGCGATTATTTTGCTTGAACTTGGCTATATCGCACCGAGAAAATCAGCATTGACCCTGCTGTATGACACGGATTACTATAATTCAACTACGGAAATCGAAAAGAGAAAACATTTATTGAAACTTAAATCAAAAGATGAGCGGGTTAATCATTATATAAACTTAAACTTAGGATTTTTTACTTTTGAACTTTCCGATGCGGAGAAAACGCTTATTTTATCCGCTGATGATTTGAAGAATGAAAATTTTTCCGAGGAACAACAGAAAATTATTACTGATTTTTATAAAAATTTTGGTGATTGTGTTGTTCTTGTGCAAAATATTTTGCGAGAGGGAAATTTGTCCACTATGCTTGCGCTGGATGATTGCTATAATCTGCGTCTTGCTCCCTTGTGCGTTGACCTTTTTTATGAACGGAAGAAATTTTTGTTTTTGGGAAAACATAAATATTATGAGCATGATATTTATAAAATTTTAGAGGAATTGTATAAATCGACATGGAATGCCGATTATAAAAAAGTGTTGAAACTTCTTGCGGAAAAACATGAATATTGATAGCGGAACAGTTTAGCCGCTTCGGCGGTTTGGTTGGTTTAATTTTTTGTGTATGTGAAGGAAAAGCGATGATACAGGCTTTTGCAATATTCATCGGGGGCGGAATCGGGGCTGTTTTGCGTTATTTGGTTGGCATCGTCATGTTTCGGGTCCGTGTTTTCCTTTGTCCACTTTTATTGCGAATGTGCTCGGCAGTTTTATTATCGGCTTTTTGTCTGCATATTTTATGAATAGGACGGAATTGTCGGATGTTTGCAGATTGGCGTTGACGGTTGGTTTTTGCGGCGGATTGACTACGTTCAGCACGTTTTCCCTCGAACTTTTCGAGATGCTTGCTCAGCAGCGTTTTTTGCCTGCTTTGGCTTATGCTGCTTTGAGTATCAGCCTTTGCCTTGCAGCCGTGTACGGAGGCATGAACCTTGGTAAACTGTTTTTCAGCATTGCGAATTGAAACGGTTGTTGCATGCCGATAACGGCGTTTGTTTGAATAGTTTTTTTATGTGATTTTCCGGAATGTTATTACAGGGAATTTTCAAAAAAATATGAAATTTCCC
This window encodes:
- the crcB gene encoding fluoride efflux transporter CrcB yields the protein MHRGRNRGCFALFGWHRHVSGPCFPLSTFIANVLGSFIIGFLSAYFMNRTELSDVCRLALTVGFCGGLTTFSTFSLELFEMLAQQRFLPALAYAALSISLCLAAVYGGMNLGKLFFSIAN